The following are from one region of the Papaver somniferum cultivar HN1 unplaced genomic scaffold, ASM357369v1 unplaced-scaffold_132, whole genome shotgun sequence genome:
- the LOC113333253 gene encoding probable small nuclear ribonucleoprotein F, translated as MASVPVNPKPFLNNLTGSPVMVKLKWGMEYKGFLVSVDSYMNLQLANTEEYIDGQFTGNLGEILIRCNNVMYLRGVPEEIDADED; from the exons ATGGCG AGTGTACCTGTTAATCCAAAACCTTTTTTGAATAATCTCACTGGGAGCCCTGTCATGGTGAAGCTCAAGTGGGGAATGGAGTACAAAG GTTTTCTTGTTTCCGttgattcatatatgaatttACAG CTTGCTAACACGGAAGAGTATATTGATGGACAGTTTACTGGAAATCTTGGAGAGATTCTCATCAG GTGTAATAATGTTATGTATCTTCGTGGTGTTCCGGAGGAAATTGATGCTGATGAAGATTAG